The nucleotide window TAATCTTTATAACCAATTTTATTAAATTTATTTACTAATTTTTTAGCTTGAATAGATTTAACATTTTTAGATTCTTCATAATGCAAAATAAGTAAAGGACTATCAATTTTTTCTGGCCAGTAATAAGAAGACTTTGCTATATATTTTTCTTCAATTTCTGAAGGAGTTCCTCCTAATTTTTCTTCAAAAACTTTCTTTCTGGCACTAATACTATCATTATATAAACCTATAAGATCAGTTGGAGTATTAAAAACTGCAGCAGCATTTAAGCCGACATCATTTTTAATTGCCTGATATACCATCTGTCCCCCTTTTTCAATTCCTATAGCAGCCATTTTATTTTCATTTACATAAGGTAAACTTTTAGTAAGTTTAACTAAATCTAAAAACTGTTCACTATCTGATGCTGAAAAATCTTCTAATTGATTACCTCCATAATCACCTTCATATTTTGGAGATACAATAATATAATCTTCTGAGAAAAATGAGGTGAACCAGTATGCTAACCTTTCATTTTCTCTTTCTTTTACTTTAGCAGATCTATTAAAAAATAAAACTGGGTAATTACCCTCTTCTTTAGGTTTCATTATTACAGCTTTAGCTTCTTTTTCACTACTAAGATAATTAATAGAATATGTGTCAATTTTCTTAATTTTTTCTTTTAACTTATCAGACTTTTTATTATCAAATTGTTCATTTACGCTAAGTACGTCAATTTTTTCAGCAGATACTATTTTCCCATCATTATTTTCATTTAGTGCATTTAAATCTTGCTCTAAATATGGACCTCCTCCATCACGAAGAAAAATAAAACCTAAAATACCTAAAATAACAACTAAGATGATATAAGATTTCTTCATTTTCTTAATCCTCCTCATATATTTAATTAATAAGTTATAATCTAGTATTTATATTTGTTTAAATAAAATAAATAACCTAAGATGATTGCACAAAACAATGCCAGAACGACTCGCCCACTTCCAAAATAATAAGCTCGAGAAGCTGTAATAGCAAAATATATTATCAACAAAATAAAAATCCCGATTAATAACTTTCCAATAAATTTTAATAATTTCACCATATATCTCCTCCTGGACAAATGTTAGAATTTTTAATCTAAAATAATATTGTGTATATTTTAAATGTTAAATAAAAATTAATGTATTCCTTCACAAATAAAAAAATCACTTCTCTCGAAGTGATTTAATAATTTATATTTCTAAAAAGAAAATAAATCTAAAAATATTCTAATAACATTTGCTCCACCAATTGCAGTTCCAGCTATGCTACCTAAATTAGCTAAAATAACAATTAACAATATATGAGTAACTTTATTCGTATAAATTTCTTTTATACTCATCCCACCAGAAAGTTTTTG belongs to Halanaerobiales bacterium and includes:
- a CDS encoding prolyl oligopeptidase family serine peptidase, with amino-acid sequence MKKSYIILVVILGILGFIFLRDGGGPYLEQDLNALNENNDGKIVSAEKIDVLSVNEQFDNKKSDKLKEKIKKIDTYSINYLSSEKEAKAVIMKPKEEGNYPVLFFNRSAKVKERENERLAYWFTSFFSEDYIIVSPKYEGDYGGNQLEDFSASDSEQFLDLVKLTKSLPYVNENKMAAIGIEKGGQMVYQAIKNDVGLNAAAVFNTPTDLIGLYNDSISARKKVFEEKLGGTPSEIEEKYIAKSSYYWPEKIDSPLLILHYEESKNVKSIQAKKLVNKFNKIGYKDYKAIINSDMDWEFVINRSIEWIREKTEINLEM